The following coding sequences are from one Haploplasma axanthum window:
- a CDS encoding carbohydrate ABC transporter permease: MKKKYINIITYIVLSIWALITIYPFIWIVINSFKPSADILRNSFNLPFKNFTFSNYITAATGEYNIIRAYGNSLFISIIVVILVLLIAGLASFALARYNFKGKKIVYGFIIACMMFPIFSIIYPLHEILIKLGINGTRFGVVLPQVAGNVGFAVVILTGFMQQLPIEVEESAYIDGANVFQVLYHLVFPMAKPAFATTSIFVFLWSYNDLFLQMVVISDKDKMPISAILKEISSKYGTDFGLMAASVTLVIIPVLLVYILLQKHIIKGLTAGAIKG, encoded by the coding sequence ATGAAAAAAAAGTATATAAATATTATTACCTATATAGTGTTATCTATTTGGGCACTTATAACAATTTATCCATTTATTTGGATTGTTATAAATTCATTTAAACCATCTGCAGATATCCTTAGAAACTCATTTAATTTACCATTTAAAAATTTTACTTTTAGTAACTATATTACTGCAGCAACAGGAGAATATAATATTATAAGAGCATATGGTAATAGTTTATTCATATCAATTATAGTAGTTATCTTGGTTTTATTAATTGCAGGGCTTGCATCATTCGCGCTTGCTAGATATAATTTTAAAGGTAAAAAGATTGTTTATGGATTTATAATAGCATGTATGATGTTTCCAATATTTTCAATTATTTATCCTTTACATGAAATATTAATTAAGTTAGGTATTAATGGAACTAGATTTGGAGTTGTATTGCCGCAAGTTGCGGGTAATGTTGGTTTTGCAGTTGTAATTTTAACAGGATTTATGCAACAACTTCCAATCGAAGTAGAAGAGTCTGCATATATTGATGGGGCAAATGTTTTTCAAGTATTATATCATTTAGTTTTTCCAATGGCTAAACCGGCATTTGCAACCACTTCAATATTTGTATTTTTATGGAGTTATAATGATTTGTTTTTACAAATGGTCGTAATATCTGATAAAGATAAAATGCCAATCAGTGCGATATTAAAAGAAATCAGTTCTAAATACGGGACAGATTTTGGTTTGATGGCCGCATCAGTAACATTAGTTATAATCCCGGTATTATTAGTATATATATTATTACAAAAACATATTATAAAAGGCTTAACAGCAGGAGCAATAAAGGGGTAG
- a CDS encoding Gfo/Idh/MocA family protein — MRTAIIGFGIIGKKYLEAINKETSLEIKYISNLEVVDVINIKYIKDYTKIPLDDIDIVFVTTPPNTHYEIANYFLSNGKKVFVEKPATIDKKDFEKLYQEFGDRFNVVYHWMYGDEVLFLKNNDLFLKNFDEIVVHINDPYYTDEGILKKHFGGAWLDSGVNVLSMLSIFVNLDKYKLYRKYREVDDDTNQDYVVTREYLCNDSKIVVNINWDNNSNMKNTIIKNDYEMIEIDHTNQVIKLNGKIVFESKVEDRLLSHYENFFKSFKSYKNDIKITKLIHDKLFE, encoded by the coding sequence ATGCGAACTGCAATAATTGGTTTTGGGATTATAGGAAAAAAGTATTTAGAAGCTATAAACAAAGAAACAAGTTTAGAAATCAAATATATTTCTAATTTAGAAGTTGTCGATGTTATAAATATTAAGTATATAAAAGACTATACTAAGATACCTTTAGATGATATTGATATAGTATTTGTAACTACACCTCCTAATACTCATTATGAAATAGCGAATTATTTTTTATCAAATGGTAAAAAAGTTTTTGTTGAAAAGCCTGCAACAATTGATAAAAAAGACTTTGAAAAATTGTATCAGGAATTTGGTGATAGATTTAATGTAGTTTATCATTGGATGTATGGTGATGAAGTTCTATTTTTAAAGAATAATGATTTGTTTTTAAAAAACTTTGATGAAATAGTAGTTCATATAAATGATCCTTATTACACGGATGAAGGGATTTTAAAGAAACATTTTGGTGGCGCATGGTTAGATAGTGGTGTTAATGTTTTAAGTATGTTAAGTATTTTTGTTAATTTGGATAAGTATAAACTATATAGAAAATATAGAGAAGTAGATGATGATACTAATCAAGATTATGTTGTGACAAGAGAATATCTTTGTAATGATTCAAAAATAGTTGTAAATATCAATTGGGATAATAACTCAAATATGAAAAATACAATTATTAAAAATGATTATGAGATGATTGAAATTGATCATACTAATCAAGTAATTAAGTTAAATGGAAAAATTGTATTTGAAAGTAAGGTCGAAGATAGATTGTTAAGTCATTATGAGAATTTCTTTAAAAGTTTTAAGAGTTATAAAAATGATATAAAAATAACAAAACTAATTCATGATAAATTATTTGAATAA
- a CDS encoding glycoside hydrolase family 3 N-terminal domain-containing protein — translation MNLTIEQKVGQIMIIGWLSDNVEDIIELIKTYHFGNIILFTRNIKSANDLKIMTERIQEAALKYNGVKAFIAIDQEGGNVRRIYDGVTNVPGHMSIGAASYNKPDAALQIGQILGEELNYLGVNFNLAPIADINSNPYNPVIGIRAFSDDPYLVSKLASDYAKGLESKGVLSSYKHFIGHGNVSVDSHLDLPHLDTSIEELKKNELIPYLNQKYHPGAIMTAHILYTKIDDRFPATLSKKIIEGLLRKDIGYQGMVVSDCFEMDAISRAFSLQEAGVFAVKAGVDMIMVSHRFGRQLSVRNGIIKALNDGVISEEELDLRVNSVLRTKEKYIKDQVQNVDFNKNKEVANAISLSSVTLVSGKPFEIDSETIIVGVTNYLNSIAEDKNVENMDIAKIIGEEFGIPYHSIDNKNFNVNEIGSIVKNKKVILALSDSHLTLVQKVLYSQLIHKQEKLMLISLRTPYDVLGQDLPDCHLAIYEYTKQSISSLIKVLKGAKALGRSPVILENRSIDDESIEISNQLVRKAIYYIEENYAKQISLGEVADELKVSREHLSRIIKSETGTNFNDYLVNTRIRHAKHFLGSTSLRVYEIGHLCGFTDANYFSKKFKKVVGLTPYEYRNNFK, via the coding sequence ATGAACTTAACAATAGAACAAAAAGTCGGACAAATAATGATAATAGGTTGGTTAAGTGATAATGTTGAAGATATTATTGAACTTATTAAAACATATCATTTTGGGAATATTATTTTATTTACTAGAAATATAAAATCAGCAAATGATCTAAAAATAATGACTGAAAGAATTCAAGAAGCAGCACTAAAATATAATGGTGTCAAAGCATTTATTGCAATTGATCAAGAAGGCGGAAATGTCAGAAGAATTTATGATGGTGTTACTAACGTTCCTGGTCATATGTCTATTGGTGCTGCAAGTTATAATAAACCTGATGCTGCCCTTCAAATTGGTCAAATATTAGGAGAAGAATTGAATTATTTAGGTGTTAATTTTAACTTAGCACCAATTGCTGATATTAACAGTAATCCATATAATCCGGTAATTGGAATTAGAGCATTTTCAGATGATCCATATTTAGTAAGTAAGCTAGCAAGTGATTATGCAAAAGGATTGGAGTCAAAAGGGGTTTTATCATCATATAAGCATTTTATTGGTCATGGTAATGTAAGTGTTGATTCACATTTAGATTTACCACATTTAGATACTTCAATTGAAGAATTAAAGAAGAATGAACTTATTCCTTATTTAAATCAAAAATATCATCCAGGAGCAATCATGACAGCGCATATTTTATACACTAAGATTGATGATCGATTTCCAGCAACACTATCAAAAAAGATAATTGAAGGATTATTAAGAAAAGATATCGGATATCAAGGTATGGTTGTTAGTGATTGTTTTGAAATGGATGCAATATCAAGAGCATTTTCTCTTCAAGAAGCAGGTGTTTTCGCTGTTAAAGCAGGTGTTGATATGATTATGGTAAGTCATAGATTCGGAAGACAATTAAGTGTAAGAAATGGCATAATAAAAGCTTTAAACGATGGAGTAATTAGTGAAGAAGAATTAGATTTAAGAGTCAATAGTGTTTTAAGAACAAAAGAGAAATATATTAAAGACCAAGTTCAAAATGTTGATTTCAATAAAAATAAAGAAGTTGCTAATGCAATAAGCCTATCTAGTGTAACATTAGTTAGTGGTAAACCTTTTGAGATTGATAGTGAAACAATTATTGTTGGTGTAACAAACTATTTAAATTCAATTGCCGAGGATAAGAATGTTGAAAATATGGATATTGCCAAAATAATTGGTGAAGAATTTGGTATACCATATCATAGTATTGATAATAAAAATTTCAATGTTAATGAGATAGGAAGTATTGTTAAAAATAAAAAGGTAATATTAGCATTATCAGATTCACATTTAACACTTGTTCAAAAAGTTCTTTATTCACAATTAATCCACAAACAAGAAAAGCTAATGTTAATATCCTTAAGAACACCATATGATGTTTTAGGACAAGATCTTCCTGATTGTCATTTAGCAATATATGAATATACCAAACAATCAATTAGTTCATTGATAAAAGTTTTGAAAGGTGCTAAGGCGTTAGGTAGGAGCCCAGTAATTCTAGAAAACAGAAGTATTGATGATGAGTCTATTGAAATATCTAATCAATTGGTTAGAAAAGCTATTTATTACATTGAAGAAAACTATGCAAAACAAATAAGCTTGGGAGAAGTAGCTGATGAATTAAAGGTTTCAAGAGAACATTTGTCAAGAATAATAAAAAGTGAGACAGGAACTAATTTTAATGACTATTTAGTGAATACTAGAATTAGACATGCAAAACATTTTTTAGGTTCAACATCATTAAGAGTATATGAAATAGGACATTTATGTGGATTTACTGATGCAAATTATTTCTCGAAAAAATTTAAAAAAGTCGTTGGATTAACTCCATATGAATATAGAAACAACTTTAAGTAG
- a CDS encoding Pr6Pr family membrane protein, with product MNKVKIALTYRVIGFVIALTGVLVHLGIFSGSISFGTLLYYTVQSNIVVLVFFGYLIYKTVNTLKNNEQETSFKPRIQFIFVIDILLTFIVFWVLLAPEAIKSNYPLWTYSNLSVHAITPILFLIDYLVFSDRGHLVLKDIYYVLIFPLSYVFYTSIIGLSGFIFGYDSNKVPVHYPYFFMDYDRVGLMSLAYIVGLVIIFLGISYLFYLNDKKRSKSN from the coding sequence ATGAATAAAGTAAAGATTGCGCTAACATATAGAGTAATTGGATTTGTAATTGCTCTTACAGGAGTATTAGTTCATTTAGGAATTTTTTCAGGTAGTATTAGTTTTGGAACATTACTTTACTATACTGTTCAAAGTAATATAGTAGTTTTAGTATTTTTTGGATATTTAATTTATAAAACAGTAAACACTTTAAAAAACAATGAGCAAGAGACATCATTTAAGCCAAGAATTCAGTTTATTTTTGTGATAGATATCCTTTTAACTTTTATTGTTTTTTGGGTGTTACTTGCTCCAGAAGCAATTAAAAGTAATTATCCATTATGGACATATAGTAATTTATCTGTTCATGCAATTACACCAATCTTATTTTTGATTGATTATTTAGTATTTAGCGATAGAGGTCATTTAGTTTTAAAAGATATTTATTATGTATTAATTTTTCCATTGTCGTATGTATTTTATACATCAATTATAGGATTGAGTGGATTTATATTTGGTTATGATAGTAATAAAGTACCAGTTCATTATCCATATTTTTTCATGGATTATGATCGAGTTGGATTGATGTCACTAGCATACATTGTAGGTTTAGTAATCATTTTCTTAGGAATAAGTTATTTGTTTTATTTGAATGATAAGAAAAGATCTAAATCAAACTAA
- a CDS encoding carbohydrate ABC transporter permease, whose translation MYKKNGIAYLFIIPMLIFLVIFLIYPFAINIYNSFFRYTSILDRNPVFTGFNNYKELITSRQFGIAIGNTFLLMVLVIIFQVGIALVLALLVNQITKFSSFYKISFFIPIIISATALGLMFQMFYKTDGGLFNQILSIFKIKPVTWFDLNNGKKFLYVMMMPVIWQYIGFYFVIFLTGLTTISNEMIEASKIDGASELQTTFKIKIPLIQNVTRVVIVLAITGTLKVFDLPYILNPIANPNGETYLLGTYMYNIAFFRNKNLGLAASFAVIMAVLGVGLSGVVNKIFKQNKDI comes from the coding sequence ATGTATAAAAAAAATGGTATAGCATATCTATTTATTATTCCAATGTTGATATTTTTAGTAATATTCTTGATATATCCGTTTGCTATTAACATCTATAATAGTTTTTTTAGATATACTAGTATCTTAGATAGAAATCCTGTTTTTACAGGATTTAATAACTATAAAGAGTTAATAACAAGTAGACAATTTGGGATTGCTATTGGAAATACATTTTTACTTATGGTGCTTGTAATTATTTTTCAAGTAGGTATAGCGTTAGTTTTAGCTTTACTTGTTAATCAAATAACTAAATTTAGTTCATTTTATAAAATATCATTTTTTATTCCAATTATTATATCAGCAACAGCACTTGGTTTAATGTTCCAAATGTTTTATAAAACAGATGGAGGATTGTTTAATCAGATTCTAAGTATTTTTAAGATAAAGCCGGTAACTTGGTTTGATTTAAATAATGGTAAAAAGTTTTTATATGTAATGATGATGCCAGTTATTTGGCAATATATTGGTTTTTATTTTGTTATCTTTTTAACAGGATTAACAACAATATCAAATGAAATGATTGAAGCTTCAAAAATTGATGGAGCTAGTGAATTACAAACAACATTTAAGATTAAGATCCCATTAATTCAAAATGTTACTAGAGTTGTAATTGTCTTAGCAATCACTGGAACTTTAAAAGTGTTTGATCTACCATATATTCTAAATCCAATTGCTAATCCTAATGGAGAAACATATTTACTTGGAACATATATGTATAATATAGCTTTTTTTAGAAATAAGAATTTAGGACTTGCTGCATCATTTGCAGTTATAATGGCTGTTTTAGGTGTCGGATTAAGTGGTGTAGTTAATAAGATATTTAAACAGAATAAGGATATATAG
- a CDS encoding ABC transporter ATP-binding protein/permease, translated as MLKLTNLSKDYYVDKKPIRVLKKINLEFREKEFVSILGPSGCGKTTLLNIIGGLDRYSEGDLLVDNVSTKNYVDADWDSYRNHRIGFVFQSYNLISHLTVLSNVELALTLSGVSPTERKEKATKMLEKVGLADHLNKKPNQLSGGQMQRVAIARALINEPNIILADEPTGALDSETSVEIMELLKEISKNKLIIMVTHNKNLAEEYSNRIVSLLDGRVTDDTNPFNKKDSNVIFEKTKKTSMSFFTAMSLSFKNLLTKKARTILTAFAGSIGIIGIALSLSLKNGFDIYLDKLESDNFAVVPLEIGRVGIDINSMMNTLKPNPVDGGVGGYDYTPSRRENNLDNPEFVEVIDNKITKVADSVIKVYGYRSRFANIVNGELITRYNNPLTGQGVNDPDSDTIFINQTLITDSFIAEKMKVHAQKDSNNKYQAYLFLNSDGRVPNSVLNFLGLPTDRKLEYNEILGKTFRVYKQADYTLDNKENIKNKFNEQIEIEITSILSSFSQFIQVTPGIYYNDEVVSFIRQDDPLNILMSYMIYPKGLDNKKEIKAIIDEYNDKEGRLEKDIITYLDTVELSVSFINTLTNSVSIILIAFSAISLFVSSVMIGIITYTSVLERTKEIGVLRSIGARKKDISRVFNAEGIMLGFISGVLGIILTLGLNPIISKILEPMVEYSGIARLNILHGAALVLISVLLTLIAGLIPSRIAANKDPVVALRTE; from the coding sequence ATGTTAAAGTTAACGAATTTGTCCAAAGATTATTACGTTGATAAAAAGCCTATAAGAGTTTTAAAGAAAATTAATTTAGAATTTCGAGAAAAAGAATTTGTTTCTATTTTAGGACCTTCAGGTTGTGGTAAAACAACATTGTTAAATATTATTGGGGGATTAGATCGATACAGTGAAGGAGATTTACTTGTTGATAATGTTTCAACAAAAAACTATGTTGATGCAGATTGGGATTCATACAGAAATCATCGAATTGGATTTGTCTTCCAAAGTTATAATTTAATTTCGCACTTAACAGTATTATCAAATGTTGAATTAGCTTTAACATTGTCTGGAGTGTCTCCGACTGAAAGAAAAGAAAAAGCAACTAAAATGTTAGAAAAAGTTGGTTTAGCAGATCACTTAAATAAGAAACCAAACCAATTATCCGGTGGTCAAATGCAAAGAGTTGCAATAGCAAGAGCATTAATAAATGAACCAAACATTATTTTAGCAGATGAACCAACCGGAGCACTTGATAGTGAAACTAGTGTTGAGATTATGGAATTATTAAAAGAAATATCTAAGAATAAATTAATTATTATGGTAACTCATAATAAGAATCTAGCAGAAGAGTATAGTAATAGAATTGTTTCATTGTTAGATGGACGTGTAACAGATGATACTAATCCTTTTAATAAAAAAGATAGTAATGTAATATTTGAAAAAACTAAAAAAACATCAATGAGTTTTTTTACAGCAATGTCATTAAGTTTTAAAAATCTACTTACCAAAAAAGCAAGAACTATTCTTACAGCCTTTGCAGGGAGTATAGGTATTATTGGTATTGCACTATCTTTATCATTAAAAAATGGTTTTGATATCTATTTAGATAAACTTGAAAGTGATAACTTTGCTGTTGTTCCATTAGAAATTGGACGTGTAGGAATTGATATAAACTCTATGATGAATACTCTTAAACCTAATCCAGTAGATGGTGGAGTTGGAGGATATGACTATACTCCAAGTCGAAGAGAAAATAATCTTGATAATCCTGAATTTGTTGAAGTAATTGATAATAAGATTACTAAAGTTGCTGATTCAGTTATTAAAGTTTATGGGTATAGATCAAGATTTGCTAATATCGTTAATGGAGAGCTAATCACTAGATATAATAATCCATTGACAGGGCAAGGAGTTAATGATCCTGATAGTGATACTATTTTCATTAATCAAACACTTATTACAGATAGTTTTATTGCTGAAAAAATGAAAGTTCATGCCCAAAAAGACTCAAATAATAAATATCAAGCATACTTATTCTTGAATAGTGACGGAAGAGTACCTAATAGTGTTTTAAACTTTTTAGGATTACCAACTGATCGAAAATTAGAATATAATGAGATTCTTGGAAAAACATTCAGAGTATATAAACAAGCAGATTATACGTTGGATAATAAAGAAAATATTAAAAATAAGTTTAATGAACAAATCGAAATTGAGATTACTTCAATTCTTTCTTCATTTAGTCAATTTATTCAAGTTACTCCAGGTATCTATTATAATGATGAAGTAGTAAGTTTTATAAGACAAGATGATCCTTTAAATATTTTAATGAGTTATATGATTTATCCAAAGGGTTTAGATAACAAGAAAGAAATAAAAGCTATAATTGATGAATATAACGATAAAGAAGGAAGACTTGAAAAAGATATTATTACATATTTAGATACAGTTGAGTTGAGTGTTAGCTTTATTAACACACTTACAAATAGTGTTTCAATTATTTTAATTGCTTTCTCAGCTATTTCATTGTTCGTATCATCGGTTATGATTGGAATTATAACTTATACATCTGTTTTAGAAAGAACTAAAGAAATTGGAGTATTAAGAAGTATTGGAGCAAGAAAAAAAGATATTTCGCGTGTTTTCAATGCTGAGGGAATTATGTTAGGGTTTATATCAGGAGTTTTAGGAATAATTTTAACATTAGGATTAAATCCGATCATTAGTAAAATATTAGAACCAATGGTTGAATATAGTGGAATCGCAAGATTAAATATATTACATGGTGCAGCACTTGTGTTAATAAGTGTCTTACTTACATTAATTGCAGGATTAATTCCATCAAGAATTGCTGCTAATAAAGATCCTGTTGTTGCTCTTAGAACGGAATAA
- a CDS encoding ABC transporter substrate-binding protein has protein sequence MKRFLVILFVLFGGLVLVGCDDSKKELKTVSMFGGTDANVEVYQERIGKFEEETGFKVKDNSSTSDEEWKSRVIADFKNGNEPDVLQFFTGETAKAFVDEGLVMSIEDIRKEYPDYAKNINASVLGTHSVPTTGFVEGIFTNKDHFKSAEAKAYLEKTSWTWTEFKSLLAILVEDNKDVEGYKPIAYGIDIPHYWIDHLVAAELGPDYYQEIVKTGGADKLSGALLKLSEIEQYLSKDNQEAFSSQAFLDGKYTFQLDGSWFGGRIELPNVSVYPFPELNSTHKTTLLSGFTSGFYITKKAWDNKYKREAAVKFIENMTSTEALSKFVTKAGGFAADDKAAATNETNLSKELRGLIGRVNFTVLPLGDASKTGTYATLVEAQAAFINNNIELAKTAATTYSNDQK, from the coding sequence ATGAAGCGGTTCTTAGTTATATTATTTGTTTTATTTGGTGGATTAGTTTTAGTGGGTTGTGACGATAGTAAAAAAGAATTAAAAACTGTCAGTATGTTTGGTGGGACTGATGCAAATGTTGAAGTGTATCAGGAGAGAATTGGGAAATTTGAAGAAGAAACTGGATTTAAAGTTAAAGATAATTCTAGTACTTCAGATGAAGAATGGAAATCAAGAGTAATTGCAGATTTTAAAAATGGTAATGAACCAGATGTTCTACAATTTTTTACTGGTGAAACAGCAAAAGCATTTGTAGATGAAGGATTAGTAATGTCGATTGAGGATATAAGAAAAGAATATCCAGATTATGCTAAAAATATTAATGCATCAGTTTTAGGAACACATTCAGTACCAACAACTGGATTTGTTGAAGGGATATTTACTAATAAAGATCATTTTAAATCTGCTGAAGCAAAAGCATATTTAGAAAAAACTAGTTGGACATGGACGGAATTTAAATCATTATTAGCTATTCTTGTTGAAGATAATAAAGATGTTGAAGGATATAAACCAATTGCTTATGGAATTGATATTCCACACTATTGGATTGATCATTTAGTTGCTGCTGAATTAGGACCAGACTATTATCAAGAAATAGTTAAAACAGGTGGTGCTGATAAATTATCAGGAGCATTATTAAAATTAAGTGAGATTGAACAATATTTAAGTAAAGATAATCAAGAAGCATTTTCAAGTCAAGCGTTTTTGGATGGTAAATATACATTTCAATTAGATGGATCTTGGTTTGGTGGAAGAATTGAGTTACCAAATGTCAGTGTATATCCATTCCCAGAATTAAATTCAACACATAAAACAACGTTATTAAGTGGATTTACATCAGGATTCTATATAACTAAAAAAGCTTGGGATAATAAGTACAAAAGAGAAGCAGCAGTTAAATTCATTGAAAATATGACTTCGACTGAAGCATTATCAAAATTTGTTACTAAAGCGGGTGGGTTTGCAGCTGATGATAAAGCAGCAGCAACAAATGAAACAAATTTAAGTAAAGAATTAAGAGGGTTAATAGGTAGAGTTAACTTTACAGTATTACCATTAGGTGATGCATCTAAAACAGGAACATATGCAACATTAGTTGAAGCTCAAGCAGCATTTATTAATAATAATATTGAACTTGCAAAAACAGCTGCAACTACTTATTCAAATGATCAAAAGTAA